A stretch of the Papaver somniferum cultivar HN1 chromosome 6, ASM357369v1, whole genome shotgun sequence genome encodes the following:
- the LOC113288473 gene encoding cilia- and flagella-associated protein 251-like: MFKQSSRNQRSKGGFKVKHAIQLGVLLVVCIWLLHKVNKSDDTGEESITNVSEKLGSNVHEISKIGRKGLLPQVEKTNSENENNGEEEDNQDEEEEEKEKPAEMEIHMGGVGDDEIDEHNQEHSEGQTEKEVEPVDENDKEQDENENEETEEKKDSESSSEDEEFHTQDVQEENVNGEENEGEEKDEKNVKGDENEGEEKEEKNESEEKNESEEKEEKNESEEKEEKNESESKNESENSAKDKNTQEAREENYKGDDASSAVVRDNQDVESETENGGSVNSDGEQVEKKETDEQESNIAEEVTSDQHDSGSKSEDEKIATIGEDNKTETPLSSLSNSTNTAESNDQPEVNSVPTLETAASPSSFLQNATDVNSGSTQDQTEVTQQTVVANQTETPDADVKVEQSSSISLAPSANVTSDSAKGELTDSTGNLETVLPDEVSSTKSNTTVAGVEDSLVSLDTSDSAAASDKSETVAERSEMVDVNQSENSETLLKNENSENANGAENKESESAAEKKETENDSSLSTSTANENSDTTQSESSEKIEENEKTENLSTETGGGVETMKTENKSESSTSTANLNSETTQGENAEKNEDVNTTQNEGSSTSSEKEEAGNNPVSSTTGENENTSQVEESETNEEPLLEAEKEEKSGEEVSAE; this comes from the coding sequence ATGTTTAAGCAATCGAGTAGGAATCAGAGATCAAAAGGGGGCTTCAAGGTAAAACATGCTATTCAATTGGGTGTTTTGCTTGTTGTTTGCATCTGGTTACTTCATAAAGTCAACAAATCAGATGACACCGGAGAAGAAAGCATCACGAATGTCTCTGAAAAATTAGGCAGCAATGTACATGAGATTTCGAAGATTGGGAGGAAGGGTCTTCTACCTCAAGTAGAAAAAACAAATTCTGAGAATGAGAACAATGGGGAGGAAGAAGATAACcaagatgaggaagaagaggaaaaagagaAGCCAGCAGAGATGGAGATTCATATGGGAGGAGTTGGTGATGATGAGATTGACGAACACAATCAAGAGCATTCTGAGGGTCAAACTGAGAAAGAAGTGGAACCTGTTGATGAAAATGACAAGGAACAAGATGAAAATGAGAATGAAGAAACTGAAGAGAAGAAAGACAGTGAAAGTTCGTCCGAGGATGAGGAGTTTCACACTCAGGATGTACAAGAGGAGAATGTCAATGGGGAAGAAAATGAGGGTGAAGAGAAAGATGAGAAGAATGTCAAAGGGGACGAAAATGAGggtgaagagaaagaagagaagaatgagAGTGAAGAGAAGAACGAgagtgaagaaaaagaagagaagaatgagagtgaagaaaaagaagagaagaatgagAGTGAATCGAAGAATGAGAGTGAAAATTCTGCCAAGGACAAGAACACCCAGGAAGCAAGAGAGGAAAACTACAAAGGTGATGATGCTTCAAGTGCCGTAGTTCGAGACAACCAAGACGTAGAGTCTGAAACTGAAAATGGTGGTTCAGTAAACTCAGATGGAGAGCAAGTAGAAAAGAAAGAAACTGATGAACAGGAAAGCAACATCGCTGAAGAAGTTACCTCTGATCAGCATGATTCGGGCTCGAAGTCAGAAGATGAGAAAATTGCTACTATTGGTGAAGATAACAAAACCGAGACTCCTCTTTCTTCTCTATCTAACTCCACAAATACTGCAGAATCTAATGATCAACCAGAAGTAAATAGTGTTCCGACCCTTGAGACTGCAGCTTCTCCTAGTTCCTTTCTACAAAATGCAACAGATGTGAACTCAGGTTCCACTCAGGATCAGACCGAGGTGACACAGCAAACTGTTGTAGCTAATCAGACTGAAACTCCTGACGCAGACGTGAAGGTGGAGCAATCTTCATCCATTTCACTGGCACCTTCTGCAAATGTGACATCTGATTCAGCTAAGGGAGAACTAACTGATTCAACTGGTAATTTGGAGACTGTTTTACCCGATGAAGTGTCGTCCACAAAATCAAATACGACAGTAGCTGGAGTGGAAGATAGTTTAGTATCTTTGGATACAAGTGACAGTGCAGCTGCGAGTGATAAATCTGAAACTGTCGCAGAAAGGAGTGAGATGGTTGATGTTAACCAAAGTGAGAATTCTGAAACGCTTCTAAAGAATGAGAATTCTGAAAATGCCAATGGGGCAGAAAACAAAGAATCCGAGTCAGCTGCAGAGAAAAAAGAGACAGAAAACGACTCGTCTTTGTCAACTTCAACAGCAAATGAAAATTCAGATACAACGCAAAGCGAGAGTTCTGAAAAAATTGAGGAGAATGAGAAAACAGAGAACTTGAGTACAGAAACTGGTGGGGGTGTTGAGAcaatgaaaacagaaaacaagtctGAGTCTTCAACCTCAACAGCAAACCTGAACTCGGAGACAACCCAGGGTGAGAATGCTGAAAAAAATGAGGACGTAAACACAACACAGAATGAAGGATCTAGTACAAGTTCGGAGAAAGAGGAAGCAGGAAACAACCCTGTATCTTCAACTACAGGTGAAAATGAAAATACATCTCAAGTTGAAGAATCTGAAACAAATGAGGAGCCCTTGCTAGAGGCCGAAAAGGAAGAGAAAAGTGGTGAAGAGGTATCAGCAGAGTAA